The Virgibacillus phasianinus genome includes a window with the following:
- a CDS encoding bifunctional 2',3'-cyclic-nucleotide 2'-phosphodiesterase/3'-nucleotidase, protein MNRGKVGKISFMLLVALVMVVPFSGSTTNAETTDSSIVNMRLMETTDIHVHLVNYNYYQDKPTNEFGLAMTATLIKQARSDATNSMLFDNGDLLQGNPLGDYVAKNGLEEGEVHPVYKAMNLLNYDTGNIGNHEFNYGIDYLKEATDDANFPYINANVYYDDGDNDPTNDENFFEPYKILHKQVEDTNGNTQTVDVGVIGFVPPQIMQWDKANLDGKVKTKGIYETAKKYVPIMKEEGADIIVAVPHSGLGSVELQEREENATYNLTEVEGIDAIMFGHAHEVFPSETFAGIPGVDLEKGTINGVPSVEAGFWGDHLGIIDLKLEKDGEGWNIIDSSADVRAIHDENGNALVEPDQEILDAVAEDHQATLDYIRSEVGETTAPIYSYFALVKDDPSVQIVSNAQKWYTEQAVAGTEYEGLPVLSAAAPFKAGGRGGANYYTYIPEGPIAIKNVADLYVYPNTLKVVKLSGEQIREWLEMSAGQFNQIDPNASGQQSLVDLDFPTYNFDVIDGVTYNVDVTAPSRYSNDGELINPDAQRIVNLQYNGEPVQDDQEFLVATNNYRASGGGNFPNLDGSQIVLSPQIQNRQAVIQYIQDNGTIDPSADGNWSFAAVDGNPELTFQSSVDAQQFIQPDGNITYLGVGTEGFAKYGLDLSGTEEPEPEPVTLASLKQDVADFIEADKIDHPLAVQLTNKLNQVEHQLEKGHDKQAMKKMDGFLKHLNNKAMNKFIAADAKETLNNTAEELMNNWK, encoded by the coding sequence ATGAATAGAGGGAAAGTTGGTAAAATTTCTTTCATGCTCCTGGTCGCGTTGGTTATGGTTGTCCCATTTAGCGGCAGCACCACTAACGCGGAAACAACTGACAGCAGCATAGTCAACATGAGACTTATGGAAACGACAGATATTCATGTACATTTAGTAAATTATAATTATTATCAGGACAAGCCTACCAATGAATTCGGGTTGGCAATGACGGCAACACTAATCAAGCAGGCTCGCAGTGATGCTACAAACTCAATGTTATTTGACAATGGTGACTTGCTGCAAGGGAACCCGCTTGGCGACTATGTTGCTAAGAATGGACTGGAAGAAGGAGAAGTTCATCCAGTCTATAAGGCTATGAATCTATTGAACTATGACACAGGAAATATCGGGAATCATGAATTCAACTATGGCATCGATTATTTAAAAGAAGCGACAGACGATGCAAACTTCCCATACATCAATGCTAATGTATATTATGATGATGGGGATAATGATCCTACTAATGATGAGAACTTTTTTGAACCATATAAAATTCTGCACAAACAGGTAGAGGATACGAATGGCAATACTCAAACGGTTGATGTTGGTGTAATTGGTTTTGTTCCGCCGCAAATCATGCAATGGGATAAAGCTAATCTTGACGGTAAAGTCAAAACAAAAGGCATTTATGAAACTGCCAAGAAGTATGTACCAATCATGAAAGAAGAAGGTGCTGATATAATTGTAGCGGTACCGCATTCTGGACTTGGGTCAGTAGAACTACAGGAACGTGAGGAAAACGCTACCTATAATCTTACAGAGGTAGAAGGCATCGATGCTATCATGTTCGGTCATGCTCATGAAGTTTTTCCAAGCGAAACATTTGCCGGAATCCCTGGTGTTGATTTGGAGAAGGGAACCATCAATGGTGTTCCATCTGTCGAAGCAGGTTTCTGGGGGGACCACTTAGGAATCATTGATTTGAAACTTGAAAAAGACGGTGAAGGTTGGAACATTATCGATTCCAGCGCCGATGTAAGGGCAATTCATGATGAAAATGGAAACGCATTAGTGGAACCGGATCAGGAAATTCTTGACGCTGTTGCGGAAGACCATCAAGCAACACTCGATTACATTCGTTCCGAAGTCGGTGAAACTACTGCACCAATTTACAGTTATTTTGCATTAGTGAAAGATGATCCATCGGTACAAATCGTTTCGAATGCACAAAAGTGGTATACAGAGCAGGCGGTAGCAGGAACAGAATATGAGGGATTACCGGTTTTGTCTGCAGCCGCACCGTTTAAAGCTGGAGGCAGAGGCGGAGCAAATTACTATACGTATATTCCAGAAGGCCCAATTGCGATTAAAAACGTGGCTGATCTATACGTTTATCCGAATACCTTAAAAGTTGTAAAACTATCAGGGGAACAAATTCGTGAATGGCTGGAAATGTCTGCAGGGCAGTTTAACCAAATTGACCCGAACGCTTCTGGCCAGCAGTCTTTGGTTGATCTTGACTTTCCAACTTATAACTTTGATGTGATTGATGGAGTTACGTACAATGTTGATGTAACCGCGCCATCCCGTTACAGTAACGATGGCGAGCTAATCAATCCTGATGCACAGCGGATTGTGAACCTGCAATACAACGGTGAGCCAGTGCAGGATGATCAGGAGTTTCTTGTAGCTACAAATAATTACCGAGCAAGTGGGGGCGGCAATTTCCCTAATTTAGATGGAAGTCAAATTGTTCTTTCTCCACAAATACAGAATAGACAGGCAGTGATTCAGTATATTCAGGACAATGGAACGATTGATCCATCGGCAGACGGCAACTGGTCTTTTGCAGCGGTTGACGGTAACCCTGAACTGACATTCCAGTCATCTGTTGATGCACAGCAGTTCATCCAGCCTGATGGGAATATCACTTATCTTGGCGTGGGAACAGAAGGTTTTGCCAAGTATGGGCTTGACCTATCCGGGACAGAGGAACCTGAGCCGGAACCTGTTACACTTGCATCTCTCAAGCAGGATGTAGCTGATTTTATAGAAGCGGATAAAATTGACCATCCACTTGCTGTTCAGCTTACAAATAAACTGAATCAGGTGGAGCATCAATTAGAAAAAGGCCATGATAAGCAAGCGATGAAGAAAATGGACGGATTCCTGAAGCACTTGAACAATAAAGCAATGAATAAATTCATCGCTGCAGATGCAAAAGAAACATTAAACAATACAGCGGAAGAACTAATGAACAATTGGAAATAA
- a CDS encoding ZIP family metal transporter — protein sequence MWSAVLWGGVAGSASLLGALAVIFFPIKKKIIGYIMALGTGALIGATTYELLGGAVEQAGFKEAAIGFLGGALIFTIFDYLISKYGGHKRKQSEGSGEQGGSGLAIFIGTVMDAIPESAMIGVSLIGGHSIGMSLVIAIFISNFPEGLSSTVGLEKDGYSRVRIFTMWIVVILFSALSSLAGIALLGDASNSVKAIISAFAGGGIIAMVASTMMPEAYKEGGPAVGFITAVGIFITLILSHI from the coding sequence ATGTGGAGTGCTGTCTTATGGGGTGGTGTAGCTGGTTCAGCTTCCTTGTTGGGGGCATTAGCAGTTATTTTCTTTCCAATTAAAAAGAAGATTATTGGATATATTATGGCCCTTGGAACAGGAGCATTGATTGGGGCAACTACATATGAACTGCTCGGCGGAGCCGTTGAACAAGCTGGATTCAAGGAAGCAGCTATTGGTTTTCTGGGTGGTGCACTAATATTTACTATTTTCGATTATCTAATTTCAAAATATGGGGGACATAAACGGAAACAATCTGAAGGCAGTGGTGAACAAGGAGGTTCCGGACTGGCTATTTTTATAGGGACGGTCATGGACGCCATCCCTGAATCGGCGATGATTGGTGTCAGTCTAATTGGCGGGCATTCAATTGGCATGTCACTTGTGATTGCCATTTTCATCAGTAATTTCCCAGAGGGGTTGTCAAGTACGGTCGGTCTTGAAAAAGATGGGTACTCAAGAGTGAGGATTTTTACCATGTGGATCGTAGTTATTTTATTTTCAGCGTTAAGTTCGTTAGCAGGAATTGCCCTTCTGGGAGATGCATCTAACAGCGTGAAGGCCATTATTAGCGCATTTGCAGGTGGAGGAATCATAGCAATGGTTGCTTCAACAATGATGCCGGAAGCGTATAAAGAAGGTGGTCCAGCTGTCGGATTTATTACGGCCGTTGGAATCTTTATTACATTAATCCTGAGCCACATTTAA
- the argH gene encoding argininosuccinate lyase — protein MAKLWGGRFTKETNKLVDEFTASISFDQKLADQDIQGSLAHVQMLGECGIITPEEAETIQTGLKTIQEKLEKGKVDFLVEHEDIHMNLEKLLIDEIGPVGGKLHTGRSRNDQVATDMHLYLRTKTKGIIELMKLVQSAIISQAKENINTILPGYTHLQRAQPVSFAHHLLAYFWMFERDKERLQDSLKRINMLPLGAGALAGTTFPIDRDRVAELLEFDDVYPNSMDAVSDRDFILEFLSTASILMVHLSRLSEELVIWSSQEFQFIELDDSFSTGSSIMPQKKNPDVPELLRGKTGRVFGDLVGLLTVLKGLPLAYNKDLQEDKEGMFDTVDTLEGSLTLLAPMLETMVVNDKKMRKAVTQDYSNATDIADYLAGKGMPFRQAHEVIGKMVIYAIEKGKYLLDLDMSEYQTFSALFEEDVYDFLEPDHVVGARTSKGGTSPEQIEQQLELAQEKL, from the coding sequence GTGGCAAAACTTTGGGGTGGACGATTCACAAAAGAAACAAATAAACTTGTTGATGAATTTACAGCATCTATCTCATTTGATCAGAAACTGGCAGATCAGGATATCCAGGGCAGCCTTGCCCACGTCCAAATGCTCGGTGAATGTGGCATTATTACACCTGAAGAGGCGGAAACAATTCAGACTGGGCTAAAAACGATTCAGGAGAAGCTTGAAAAAGGCAAAGTTGACTTTTTGGTTGAACATGAAGACATTCATATGAATCTTGAAAAGCTGTTAATTGATGAGATTGGCCCGGTCGGTGGAAAGCTCCATACCGGCCGCAGCCGAAATGACCAAGTGGCAACAGACATGCATCTGTATCTTCGTACAAAAACGAAGGGTATCATTGAATTAATGAAACTGGTTCAGTCAGCTATTATCAGCCAGGCAAAAGAAAATATTAATACCATCCTACCTGGTTATACACATTTGCAACGAGCCCAGCCTGTGTCATTTGCCCATCATTTATTAGCATATTTTTGGATGTTTGAGAGAGATAAGGAAAGATTACAGGATAGCTTGAAGCGGATTAATATGCTGCCTTTAGGTGCCGGGGCACTGGCTGGAACAACTTTCCCAATTGACCGGGACCGTGTTGCTGAACTTCTGGAGTTTGATGATGTATATCCGAATAGTATGGACGCTGTGAGTGACCGTGACTTTATTCTTGAATTTTTGTCTACTGCATCGATATTAATGGTCCATCTTTCAAGACTATCCGAAGAACTGGTAATCTGGAGCAGTCAGGAGTTTCAGTTTATTGAACTTGATGATTCCTTTAGTACTGGTTCCAGCATTATGCCGCAAAAGAAAAATCCGGATGTTCCTGAATTATTAAGGGGAAAGACAGGGCGTGTATTTGGTGATCTAGTTGGTCTCTTAACCGTGTTGAAGGGCTTACCTTTAGCTTACAATAAAGATCTACAGGAAGATAAAGAGGGCATGTTCGATACCGTCGATACATTAGAGGGTTCACTGACACTTTTAGCTCCGATGCTGGAAACGATGGTAGTGAATGATAAAAAGATGCGCAAGGCTGTAACACAGGATTATTCGAATGCGACTGATATTGCGGATTATTTGGCTGGAAAAGGCATGCCGTTTCGACAGGCGCATGAAGTAATTGGAAAAATGGTCATCTATGCGATTGAAAAAGGGAAGTATTTATTGGATTTGGATATGAGCGAATATCAAACATTTAGCGCTTTGTTTGAAGAGGACGTTTATGACTTTCTAGAACCAGACCATGTAGTGGGAGCAAGAACAAGCAAGGGTGGAACGTCGCCCGAGCAAATTGAACAGCAACTGGAACTTGCACAGGAAAAGTTATAG
- a CDS encoding uracil-DNA glycosylase, giving the protein MTDFCPVSWPEEPTPDDWKACKECGLYEHGSRMVWGEGNPEAPIMVVLDNPGLREDREGNQFVCGTRQTLQKVANDVGLNMDDLYVTYILKRKPTRAYEKEQARTVCMLHLKDQLQAKQPELVICLGNVAVQSFFHDSDVDVKSLRGSVHDVHGYQTMVAYHPLAVRRRPNLWNLFLEDWTNAANQYHENDN; this is encoded by the coding sequence TTGACAGATTTTTGTCCAGTTTCATGGCCTGAAGAGCCTACACCTGATGATTGGAAGGCATGCAAAGAATGTGGCCTTTACGAGCATGGGTCAAGGATGGTTTGGGGCGAAGGGAATCCGGAAGCACCCATCATGGTTGTCCTTGATAATCCCGGGTTACGTGAAGATCGCGAAGGAAATCAATTTGTCTGTGGGACTAGGCAGACATTGCAAAAGGTAGCTAATGATGTTGGCTTAAACATGGATGACCTGTATGTCACCTATATTTTAAAAAGAAAGCCAACCCGTGCTTATGAAAAAGAACAGGCTCGCACAGTCTGTATGCTTCATCTCAAGGATCAGCTTCAGGCTAAGCAACCTGAGTTGGTTATTTGCCTTGGAAATGTTGCAGTACAATCCTTTTTTCATGATTCTGACGTTGATGTAAAATCATTACGCGGCTCTGTTCATGATGTACATGGATATCAGACAATGGTGGCTTACCACCCATTAGCGGTTCGGCGCCGGCCCAATCTATGGAATTTATTTTTGGAAGACTGGACAAATGCTGCCAATCAATATCATGAAAATGATAATTAA
- a CDS encoding DUF3298 and DUF4163 domain-containing protein, translating to MPFPVLPVSIQTMMIKQQQGTTIYYPQVIGLQNANVQQSINQSIYQLVHSLIQWQSEQQGTDSFTEMIGSFEIKTNERNILSLSLTNYAYAYHHAHGLTLMKSLTFDVQTGMQYQLSDLFKPGSNYVEVLSKMVQTQINERDLQLLSDFSGISPDQDFYIADKALVLYFQLYEITPYYIGFPMFPISVFAIQDIINENGPLGQMAVNN from the coding sequence ATGCCCTTTCCGGTTTTACCTGTTTCCATTCAAACAATGATGATCAAACAACAGCAGGGTACTACTATTTATTATCCACAAGTAATTGGTTTGCAGAATGCCAATGTGCAACAATCCATCAATCAGTCAATCTACCAGTTGGTTCACTCATTAATACAATGGCAAAGTGAACAGCAAGGCACTGATTCGTTTACCGAAATGATTGGATCTTTTGAAATTAAAACAAATGAACGGAATATTCTCAGCCTGTCTTTGACTAATTACGCGTATGCGTATCATCATGCACATGGCTTAACACTGATGAAGTCTTTAACCTTTGATGTTCAAACAGGAATGCAATATCAGCTCAGTGATCTGTTTAAACCTGGGAGCAACTATGTAGAAGTTCTTTCAAAAATGGTTCAGACGCAAATCAATGAACGGGACTTACAATTGCTGAGTGACTTTTCCGGAATATCGCCTGATCAAGATTTCTATATTGCTGACAAAGCATTGGTTCTCTATTTCCAGCTTTACGAAATCACGCCATACTATATTGGATTTCCGATGTTCCCGATATCCGTTTTCGCCATCCAGGATATAATAAATGAGAACGGTCCCCTCGGACAAATGGCAGTGAATAATTAA
- a CDS encoding IS1634 family transposase yields MRIKKSVSKNSVSYSVIENVRDINGNSTTKVVKALGNEQEIREKHPGVDPEEWAREYAKKLTEEKKRNSEKVIIKQDPNKYISKGNKRSYNIGYLFLKSIYHQLKLDKICKEITDRHNFSYDLDKTLALLIYMRILHPTSKRGTLEKADDLLESHSIEEQHMYRALDILAKESDIIEKAVYKNSTAIVERKTELLYYDCTNYYFETEEAVGLKQYGMSKENRPNPIVQMGLFMDGSGLPLAFVINPGNQNEQPTLKPLEKRILKDFQLSKFVVCTDAGLSSHENRLYNSMNDRAFVTTQSIKKLKKHLKDWALNPSGWHCVGSTQVTNDKKKKQSINLNNLDLETDTQIYYKERWMNENGLEQKLIVTFSPKHKRYQANIREKQIERAQTKVDNPSRIEKKRANNPDRFIQSTHVTNEGEIAQKSSHTINSAMIDKEAVYDGFYGVCTNLENSPAEIVRINQRRWEIEESFRILKNEMRTRPVFLQKDERIKAHFLVCFLSLLTYRLIENRIDESATCCEIIQTLRDMRVLEYTNEGYIPTYTRTDLTDKLHNVFGFRTDTEIVTIQKMKKILKQIKNINSTHF; encoded by the coding sequence ATGCGCATTAAAAAAAGTGTATCCAAGAATTCAGTCTCATATTCGGTTATTGAAAATGTCAGAGATATCAATGGAAACTCGACAACGAAGGTTGTCAAGGCATTGGGAAATGAACAGGAAATTCGTGAAAAACACCCCGGTGTTGATCCAGAGGAGTGGGCTCGAGAATATGCAAAAAAATTAACGGAAGAAAAGAAAAGGAACTCGGAGAAAGTTATCATCAAACAGGATCCAAACAAATATATATCCAAAGGAAATAAACGATCTTATAACATCGGTTACCTCTTTTTAAAGTCTATCTATCATCAATTAAAATTGGATAAAATTTGTAAAGAAATAACGGATAGGCACAATTTCTCTTATGATTTAGATAAGACTCTAGCCCTGTTAATTTATATGCGGATTCTACATCCCACGTCAAAAAGGGGTACTTTAGAGAAAGCAGATGATTTACTGGAGTCCCATTCGATAGAAGAACAACACATGTATCGTGCACTAGATATCTTAGCTAAGGAGTCTGATATCATTGAAAAGGCAGTATACAAAAATAGCACAGCAATCGTTGAGCGTAAAACGGAACTCCTATACTACGACTGTACGAATTACTACTTTGAAACCGAGGAAGCCGTTGGCTTGAAACAATATGGTATGTCAAAGGAAAATCGACCTAATCCCATCGTGCAAATGGGACTTTTCATGGATGGCAGTGGGCTGCCACTCGCCTTTGTCATTAATCCGGGGAATCAAAATGAACAACCTACATTAAAACCTTTAGAAAAAAGGATTTTAAAGGACTTTCAACTATCCAAGTTCGTTGTTTGTACAGATGCCGGATTGTCTTCGCATGAAAATAGACTATACAATTCAATGAACGATCGTGCTTTCGTAACAACACAATCCATTAAGAAATTGAAAAAGCATTTGAAAGATTGGGCTTTGAATCCTTCCGGATGGCATTGTGTTGGTTCTACTCAGGTAACCAATGACAAAAAAAAGAAACAATCGATTAATCTGAATAACCTTGACCTTGAAACAGACACGCAAATATATTACAAAGAACGATGGATGAATGAAAATGGACTAGAGCAAAAACTTATCGTTACTTTTTCACCGAAACATAAACGCTACCAAGCAAATATTCGGGAAAAACAGATAGAACGCGCACAAACAAAAGTGGACAATCCTTCTCGCATCGAAAAAAAGCGAGCAAACAATCCAGATCGTTTTATTCAGTCCACTCATGTCACAAATGAAGGTGAAATTGCTCAGAAAAGCAGTCATACGATTAACTCTGCGATGATTGATAAAGAAGCAGTATATGATGGTTTTTATGGTGTTTGTACAAATTTAGAAAACTCTCCAGCGGAAATCGTAAGAATCAATCAACGTCGCTGGGAGATAGAAGAATCCTTTCGGATTTTAAAAAACGAAATGCGGACACGACCTGTATTCCTCCAAAAAGATGAACGAATCAAGGCACACTTCCTAGTATGTTTTCTTTCATTATTGACCTATCGCTTGATTGAAAATAGAATTGATGAATCAGCTACATGTTGCGAAATCATTCAAACATTACGAGATATGAGAGTGTTGGAATATACAAACGAAGGTTATATCCCGACCTATACCAGAACGGATTTAACTGATAAGCTACATAACGTTTTCGGATTCCGAACGGATACCGAAATAGTTACCATACAAAAAATGAAAAAAATTTTAAAACAAATAAAAAACATAAATAGTACTCACTTTTGA
- a CDS encoding GNAT family N-acetyltransferase — protein MKKIMFRDIYTPGYVAFENNEYKHIHYPEMLIRYDSNFIDFKTMPSLEKFKTAANYLREFHLKNGQQHVKFYLPENEKPTKELINHFNDVAYEFGYNELYVIKPSQFPSIDDHQDIQIVAVTDGNFDVFLQLQYQQDLEFGEEFANQKVNMHKRNFRDPKFLQVMAYYQSNPAGSVDLIVSGDKVEIDGLNVLETFQKKGIGSRLQKFVMDAFPDKTVILVADGADTPKEMYKKQGYQYLGFKYEVQKVYDN, from the coding sequence ATGAAAAAGATAATGTTTAGAGATATCTATACACCAGGTTATGTGGCTTTTGAAAATAATGAATATAAGCATATTCATTATCCGGAAATGTTGATTCGATATGATAGCAATTTTATTGATTTTAAAACGATGCCGTCCCTGGAAAAATTTAAAACAGCGGCAAATTATTTAAGGGAGTTCCATTTAAAAAACGGTCAACAGCACGTAAAGTTCTACTTGCCTGAGAATGAAAAACCAACGAAGGAACTAATTAACCACTTTAATGATGTAGCATATGAATTCGGATACAACGAGCTATATGTCATAAAGCCTAGTCAATTCCCATCGATTGATGACCATCAAGATATCCAAATTGTTGCTGTAACTGATGGGAACTTTGATGTTTTTCTTCAGTTGCAATACCAGCAGGATCTTGAATTTGGGGAGGAATTTGCTAATCAAAAAGTTAATATGCATAAACGTAACTTTCGAGACCCCAAATTTCTTCAGGTTATGGCCTATTACCAAAGTAATCCTGCAGGGTCCGTTGACTTGATTGTTTCGGGTGATAAGGTGGAAATTGACGGGTTAAATGTCCTGGAAACTTTCCAGAAAAAAGGAATAGGTAGCAGGTTGCAGAAATTTGTTATGGACGCATTCCCCGATAAAACAGTGATTCTAGTTGCTGATGGTGCAGATACGCCTAAAGAAATGTATAAAAAACAGGGATACCAGTATCTGGGGTTTAAATATGAGGTGCAAAAAGTCTACGATAATTAG
- a CDS encoding S66 peptidase family protein, whose translation MAIKPPILQPGDTIGIVTLGSPLAAGIINSRIEILRSLGFEIVMGEYVYAANGFLAGTDEQRASDLMNMFADDRVKMILPTRGGVGVAGILPYLDYQYIQSHPKILSGYSDITILLNVLAQYSNLITFQSLMLIDFSMNTPPYNYDQFFTATSTFASPRKINNPPGIPQISRVPGNVTGPIVGGNLTSFVDTLGTPYEIDTKGKILLLEETHEPINTVYRYLNALKLAGKFEDCIGIVMGQCTECPVAYGVSYENLINEFVVPLGKPLLTNVTTAHGTYKAAIPIGAIGNLDTNNNALTILEPTVSLGDSPPSL comes from the coding sequence ATGGCGATAAAACCACCCATCCTGCAGCCGGGTGATACGATTGGCATTGTTACCCTGGGGAGCCCGTTAGCTGCTGGCATTATAAATAGCCGAATCGAAATACTGCGGAGTCTTGGATTTGAGATTGTTATGGGAGAATACGTATACGCTGCAAATGGTTTCCTTGCCGGTACGGATGAACAGCGCGCTTCAGATTTAATGAATATGTTCGCTGATGATCGGGTTAAAATGATTTTGCCTACAAGAGGGGGCGTTGGTGTTGCCGGCATTCTTCCATACCTTGATTATCAATATATTCAGAGCCACCCGAAAATTTTGTCAGGATACAGTGACATCACCATATTATTAAATGTCCTGGCTCAATATTCGAATTTAATTACGTTCCAGAGCTTGATGTTAATTGATTTTTCCATGAATACACCTCCATACAACTATGATCAGTTTTTTACAGCGACATCCACTTTTGCCTCACCAAGGAAAATTAATAACCCCCCCGGTATTCCTCAAATAAGCAGAGTTCCAGGCAATGTAACCGGACCAATTGTTGGGGGCAATCTTACCTCTTTTGTAGATACGCTCGGAACTCCTTATGAAATTGATACGAAAGGTAAAATATTGCTTCTTGAAGAAACCCATGAGCCAATTAATACCGTCTATAGGTACTTGAACGCCCTAAAATTGGCTGGGAAATTTGAAGATTGTATCGGAATTGTAATGGGTCAATGTACGGAATGTCCCGTGGCTTATGGGGTATCCTATGAAAACTTGATTAATGAATTTGTCGTGCCTCTCGGAAAACCACTGTTGACCAATGTTACAACAGCACATGGCACATATAAGGCAGCAATTCCTATTGGCGCAATAGGTAACTTAGACACCAATAACAATGCACTCACCATACTTGAACCAACAGTAAGTCTTGGGGACAGTCCCCCATCGCTTTAG
- a CDS encoding GNAT family N-acetyltransferase translates to MKGTNIYVRSFNRDDAEALLALQKENRAFFEKFSMVRDPDFYTIEGQLDSIKQYQEGSKQDRAYHFGIFKNDDNRLIGTISLFQVLRGSLQSAFIGYFLDESQNGKGFTTEATKLIVKYAFEKLALHRIEAGVMPHNIGSIRVLEKAGFHREGIARKNVKINGKWEDHQVLALINPADN, encoded by the coding sequence ATGAAAGGGACCAACATCTATGTAAGGAGCTTTAATAGAGATGACGCGGAGGCATTGCTTGCGCTGCAAAAAGAAAACCGTGCTTTTTTCGAGAAATTTTCCATGGTTCGCGATCCCGATTTTTATACAATCGAGGGCCAGCTGGACAGCATAAAACAGTATCAAGAGGGTAGCAAACAGGATCGTGCGTATCACTTTGGTATTTTTAAAAACGATGATAATCGTTTAATCGGTACGATAAGTCTGTTTCAGGTTTTACGCGGGTCATTGCAGAGCGCTTTTATTGGGTATTTTTTGGACGAAAGTCAGAATGGAAAAGGCTTTACAACGGAAGCAACAAAGCTAATTGTTAAATATGCATTTGAGAAATTAGCCTTGCATCGAATTGAAGCGGGAGTTATGCCCCATAATATTGGGTCAATCCGGGTCCTGGAAAAGGCCGGCTTTCATAGAGAAGGAATTGCAAGAAAAAATGTGAAGATAAATGGAAAATGGGAGGACCATCAAGTTTTAGCTCTCATTAATCCAGCTGATAACTGA